The Hyla sarda isolate aHylSar1 chromosome 2, aHylSar1.hap1, whole genome shotgun sequence genome includes the window GCAGGTTTATCGTTACGTGTGTTGGTACACAAGCTGTAGGTCTATACAGAATCGCTGAAGTTGTACATGCGCCAATGTTATCCAAGCGTTGCACGGACTATGATAAATTGGTTGCACGTGGACAGGTGTGGTATTTTTGCATCTGTGACGTGGCCGTCAGTCTCACCTTGTTGCTTCCACAAATACACCACACGTAGGCGCTCTCCCATCGGGTTCGGCAGTCTTTGCAGTGGAAGTAGCCATATTTTTGTTCCAGGAACTGAAAGAGATCCCCAAGTTTAGCATCCATGGCAGTgtccactaaggctaggttcagactacggaatcgccgggaagaaaatttccgcccggagattctgagttccgcctgcgccgactgaataagtcggcgctaggacctcgcggacactgcagtctcccgtagactgcaatgtgttctgcgaggaattccgcctgaagaaagagcaatgcctttcttcaggcggaaatttctaagcggattttccgcttcacaaattccgaagtgtgaatttgtgaacagaaaaccattcactacaatagacattttagcaagcggaatttctgacggaaattttacgagtgaatttctgtcggaaattccgtagtctaaaCCTAGCCTAATACATATAGTTTAGACCAGCTTTGATAAACCACACTATAGGGATgtcctaaagcagtggtctcaaactgtggacctccagatgttgcaaaacatcaactcccagcatgcccggacagacgttggctgtccgggcatgctgagagttgaagtatTGAAATATCTGTAGGGccaaagtttgagaccactggctaAAAGGTCATGCCATGTTACCCAACATAGAGCAACACCTTCACCAGGACCAGGGAGCATAAGGACACCCAAAGATGTCACTGCCTTTGCTGCAGGAGACCTGCTGGGAATAACCCTTACGTAGTTCCAGTTGTGTTTGGCCCAAGTACCAGAAGAGAAAACCAGCTGGGCAAGGAGTACATTACCCAAATTGAGGAATCATGCAACAAAGCTGGACACACTTCAGAAAGACATCAGCTATTCCTCCCAAACCTTCAGCCCAGCAGAGCACGAACTCAATGGAAAAGGAGAGTCGTAGGCAGATCTATGGTGGCAGCTTATCTACAATCATACCAAAGTGATCAGGAATGTTACACTCCAACTGCCTGATCCTTCTATACTAAAGATCGGCCATTGAGAGCCAGGACATCACTCCCCCAATACACATTAGACATCAGCTGGTTGAGCCAACAATGTTCAAGGCCACCTTAAAAAGGAGAAGAATAGTGAAATATAGCCAGCGGtttcaactgctgggacccccccgtgatctcctgaacagggccctggcattctgctggaagggggcctGCCGACCCCCCGCATGGAGCAGCAGCCAACATACcctctctatgggatacatggaggagggGTATGTTGGCCGCAGCTGTTCAGGAGATAGGGGACCAACCACGGGGACCAACCAcggggacacccccccccccccccgctctcccATACAGGGCaatggctctccggccagatagcacgtgtggaccaccacacaaagcggcaGCCGAtacccccctcaatacagcactaTGGCAGAGTGGGAATTGCTGAAGGCTCTAGCTCTCTCCCATACAGTTGTATTGAGAGGGCTTGGCAGCCGCTGCTTCAGGCGGTGGTCAACATGTCCCCTTCCCATTGactgccccagcggtcagaccccccccagctaaaaaaaaaataaaaattctcttTAGGATCggagggatacgttttttttttatcctggaacACTCCTTTAAGTCCCCATGGGAATGTATGCAGTTATTAGATTGCCATGTACAGCCTGCACAAGAGGATGGCCCATCCTACACATACAGGCAAGACCTCACTGCACCTGAGGGCCCCACTTAAACCGACATGTTTTCCTATAGATtctgtgatcaatgcagatcatgtcatctatagggttaatagcaAACATACATAACAGATTATATCGGCCACTATCAATGAGTCCCTGGCTGCTAGGAGCTTCGTAAATACACGGTGCTGTGTAAGCAGCGCAGTACATTTATGGCCCATGTGCCTATAGGGATAAGGGGACCAGGGGTGTCAGATCCTTGTAAAATTTACTACACCCCAATACATGATCAGAGCCGAGTACCTGGAATGCCGATCTCTTCTCGTCCGTGTCCGGCTCCTTCTCCGGGACAGGCTCCGTGTTCTCCCGCTTCTCCACCACCTCGGCCGGTTCCTGCGGTTTTACCTCCGGCTGCTTGTGATCTGCCGCCTGTCCGCCCGCCTTGTACGGAGGCACAGCCGGGCTTCTGCGGGGTACACGGCCGCCCTGCGGGAGGGAGAACACCCTGCGGTCCACCACCGGGGAGTACAAGGCTACCGGCTGAGTGAACCGCACTGGGTCGGACGCCGGTCTGAGGGCGCTGTTGGCGGGCGGTGGGGGAGGAGGAGATCTGCGCAGTGTGCGGGGCCCTAGAGAGCACTGGACCCCAATCTCCACCCGAGGGTTCACCTGCACCCCGACCTCCTTGGTGTTGGCTTTGCGGAGCCGGGGAGAGAGGTTGGGGTTCACCTGGGACAGTATGGCCTTGAGCTGGGCCCGCTGGTAGTTGTCCAGGTAGTCCGCGGCCTCGGAGCCCTTACTCGTCTTCCAGGTCGTCTGCTTGTTCCTGGCTGCAGACTGCGGCGCCTGCCCGAAAGTGCCCCCATAATTCTGGTAGGTGTTATAGGGCGAATACATGAACCCCGCCATAACAACTCTGTATGTGAGGAGCGGTGTGTGCTGGGGCTCAGCTTTATCCTGAGCGAGTGCACCTGCCCCAGCTGCAACCAGTCACATCCTAATTACCCCTCATTACATCCCAATTACCCCATACTACATCCTAATAACCCCCACTACATCCCAATTACCCCCTCACTACATCCTAATTACCCCTCACTACATCCTAATAACCCCCCACTACATCCCAATTACCCCTCACTACATCCTAATTACCCCTCACTACATCCTAATAACCCCCCACTACATCCAAATTACCCCTCACTACATCCTAATAACCCCCACTACATCCCAATTACCCCTCACTACATCCCAATTACCCCTCACTACATCATAATAACCCCACTACATCCCAATTACCCCTCACTACATCCTAATTACCCCTCACTACATCCTAATAACCCCACTACATCCCAATTACCCCCACTACATCCCAATTACCCCTCACTATATCCTAATAACCCCCACTACATCCCAATTACCCCCACTACATCCTAATTACCCCTCACTACATCCTAATAACCCCACTACATCCCAATTACCCCCACTACATCCCAATTACCCCtcactactgttacgccgagcgc containing:
- the ZAR1L gene encoding protein ZAR1-like, whose amino-acid sequence is MAGFMYSPYNTYQNYGGTFGQAPQSAARNKQTTWKTSKGSEAADYLDNYQRAQLKAILSQVNPNLSPRLRKANTKEVGVQVNPRVEIGVQCSLGPRTLRRSPPPPPPANSALRPASDPVRFTQPVALYSPVVDRRVFSLPQGGRVPRRSPAVPPYKAGGQAADHKQPEVKPQEPAEVVEKRENTEPVPEKEPDTDEKRSAFQFLEQKYGYFHCKDCRTRWESAYVWCICGSNKVYFKQLCRKCQKGFNPYRVETIQCQMCSKSRCSCPQKKRHIDLKRPHRQELCGRCKNKKLSCDNTYSFKYIV